The stretch of DNA GACGGGGACGACGCAATCGGCGCCCTCGGGCACGACGGCGCCCGTCATGATCCGTGCCGCCGTTCCCTGTTCGACGCGCACGGGGGAGGACGGGGCCGCGGCGATCGTCTCGCCGATCCGTAGCGTCGCCGGAACGTGGGCGAGGTCGGCGCTCGCGACGGCGAAGCCGTCCATCTGCGAGTTGCGGAACAGCGGCAGATCGACCGGTGCCAGCACCGGCACCGCGCTGACCCGTCCGCGTGCGCGCTCGAGCGGAACCCGTTCGCTCGCGACGGGAAGGTCGGCGAGCAGGGCCTCGATGCGTCGGGCGTGCTCGTCGACGCTCCGTCGCGATTCGACCGCCTGTTCGGCGGACGGCGTCGCGGGAGGCGACGCGGCTTCGGGAGCGGTCATGGTCAGTAGCGGGCGACGCTCGGGTCGATGTCGCGGCTCCACGCGTCGATGCCGCCCGCGAGGTGGGTGCCCTCGAATCCGGCGGCGCGCAGCGCGGCGAGCATCCGCTCCGACCGCATCCCGTGGTGGCAGTAGGCGACGATCGGCACATCGCGGTCGAGATCGTCGAGCGCGTCGGCGGTCGCCGACGACATCGGCAGCGGATGCGCGTCCGGCAGGGCGGCGATCTCGACCTCCCACGGCTCGCGCACGTCGATCAACTGCACCGGTGCGCCGGAGGCGAGCAGGTCGCGCAGCGCCGCCGCGTCGATCTCGTCGGCGTGCTGCCAGTCGTCGGGAAGGGTCACGGCGGGGTCCTCTCGGTGGGGTTCAGGGGTCTCGTCGGTGGGCGCGGCGGTGCGCCACGGGGCGTCGGGATCGATTCCGAACGTGAGCTCGCGGGTGCGGGCGGTCTTCGCGTCGTAGCTCGTCACGCGCCCGAGGAGCTGATCGGCGGTTCCGGTGAGCACGGCGAGGACCTGCGCCGCCATCAGCCCGCCGATGACGGTGCAGACGCTCGGGAGGATGCCGCCCTCGGCGCACGAGAGCACCGTGCCGGGTGCGGGCGGCTCGGGGAAGAGATCGCGGTAGATGGGGCCGCGCCCCTCCCAGCTGAGGCCGACCTGGCCGCCGTACTGGGAGACGGCCCCCCAGACCACGGGCACTCCGCGTTCGCGGGCGGCGTCGTCGACGAGGTACCGGGTGTCGAAGTTGTCGCTGCCGTCCACGATCAGGTCGATGCCGTCGAGGAGTGCGGGCGCCGTCTCGGCGGTGACGCGGACCCGGTGCCCCGTCACGGTGCCGGAGCTGAGCGTCACGAGTCGGTCGAGGGCCGACTCGACCTTCGGGCGGCCGACGTCGGCCGAGGAATGCAGCGACTGCCGCGGGAGATTCGACTCCTCGACCACGTCGTCGTCGACGACGACCACGGCCCCGACACCGGCCGCGACGATCGCGGGCAGCACGGTGCTGCCGAGCCCGCCGGCCCCCACGACGAGGACACGGGCGTCGCGGAGCCCGCGCAGGGCGCCGGAGCCGAAGCCCGGCAGGGCGCTGAATCGCGCCCAGCGCGAGTCGCCCGAGCCTGCGCCGACCGTATCGGCGTCGGGGGCGGCTGCGATCCTCATGGCACCATCCTCACCCACCGAGCCGACATCCGCGTCGTTCCGGCCAGCTGATGGGCCCACCCGCCCACGGCGGCCGGCGCAGTAGCCTGACCGCATGACCGCCGGACGCATCAGGATCAGCGAGGCCGCCGCGCTCCTCGGGGTGAGCGACGACACCATCAGGCGCTGGGGCGACGGTGGACGGCTCGAGATCGAACGGGGCGCGGGGCCCGCGACCGTCGACGCCGCGGCGCTCGCCGCTCTCGCGAGTGAGTCGGCCGCCGCATCGCCGGTGGCCTCGCTGACCCGCGGCGGACACTCGTCCGCACGCAACCGGGTGACCGGCATCGTCACCCGCGTCGTCAAGGACACGGTCATGGCGCAGGTCGAGCTGCAGGCGGGGCCGTTCCGCTTCGTGTCGCTCATGAGCAGGGAGGCGGCCGACGAGCTCGGTCTCGAGCCGGGGTCGATCGCCGTCGCGTCGGTGAAGGCCACCAACGTCGTGATCGAGCTGACGGACTGACCCGCTCTCGTACGAACGTCGACACAGCTGAGCTCACCCCTCGATCCGAAGCAGAGTTCCGCGTGTGCGGATCTATGCTTCTCGACATGACGCAGATTCGGAGCATCCGACGTGCCTTCGTCGCCACCGGCGCGCTCGTCGGAGCGCTCGCCGTCGCCCTGACCGGGTGCGCGGGAGCATCGCCCGCACCCGCCGACACGGCGTCGCCCGAGACGAGTGCGTCGATGCTCGAGGGGGCCATCACGGTCTTCGCCGCGGCGTCGCTGAAAGCGACCTTCACCGAACTGGCCGAGGAGTTCGAGGCGGCGAACCCCGACACGTCGATCGAGCTCACGTTCGCCGGTTCCTCGGATCTCGTCACCCAGATCACGGAGGGAGCGCCGGCCGACGTCTTCGCCTCCGCGGATGAGAAGAACATGGCGAAGCTCACCGACGCGGGCCTCATCGACGACGGCGTCCCTGTCGTCTTCGCGACGAACGTCCTCGCCATCGCCGTCCCGCCCGGCAACCCCGCCGGCGTGCACGGGTTCGCCGACCTCGCCCGCCCCGAGGTGAAGACTGTCGTCTGCGCAGCCCAGGTGCCCTGCGGTGCGGCGACCGTGACCGTCGAGGAGGCGACCGGGGTCACGATCGCGCCGGTGAGCGAGGAATCGTCGGTCACCGACGTGCTCGGCAAGGTGACCTCGGGCGAAGCCGACGCCGGGCTCGTCTACGTCACCGACGTGATCGCCGCCGGCGACGCGGTCGAGGGCATCGACTTCCCCGAATCGAGTGAGGCCGTCAACACCTACCCGATCGCCGTGGTCGCCGACTCGCCGGCGGCGGAGGTCGCGCAGGCCTTCGTCGACTTCGTCACCGGCTCCGTCGGGAAGGATGTCCTCGAGGCCGCCGGGTTCGGCCGGCCGTAGCCTGACCTCGATGACCTCTTCGCGCCGCGATTCAGCCGCCGGGGTACCGGCCCCCGTGATCGTCGTCGCGATCGTCGGCGCGGCGTTCGTGCTGCTGCCGCTCGTCGGCATGGCGGGCCGGATCGACTGGAGCCGGTTCGGCGCGCTGATCACCTCCGAGTCGTCGCTCGCCGCACTCGGCCTGAGCCTTCGCACCTCGCTCGCCGCCACGGCGCTCTGCATCCTCCTCGGCGTGCCCATGGCGGTGGTGCTCGCCCGCACGACCTTCTGGGGGCAGAAGGTGCTGCGCTCCCTCGTCCTGCTCCCGCTCGTGCTGCCGCCCGTGGTCGGCGGCATCGCGCTGCTCTACACCTTCGGGCGGCGCGGACTGCTCGGGCAGAGCTTCGAGGCGCTGGGGGTGAGCATCGCGTTCTCGACGACCGCGGTCGTGCTGGCTCAGACCTTCGTCGCGCTGCCCTTCCTCGTGCTCAGCCTCGAAGGGGCGCTGCGAACGCTCGGCACCCGGTACGAGGCCGTCGGCGCGACGCTCGGTGCGCGTCCCGGCACGGTGCTCCGGCGGATCACCCTGCCGCTCGTGCTCCCCGCCCTCGTCGCGGGCGCCGTGCTCTCGTTCGCGCGGGCCCTCGGCGAGTTCGGTGCGACGCTCACCTTCGCGGGCAGCCTGCAGGGCGTCACCCGCACACTGCCGCTCGAGATCTACCTGCAGCGCGAGACCGACCCCGACGCCGCCGTGGCGCTGTCGCTGGTGCTCGTCGTCGTCGCCGTCATCGTCGTCGCCGTCGCCCATCAGGCGGGCGAGACGAGCGTCCTCCGAGGTCGCCGATGAGCGGCCTCGACTTCGCCGCCGCGGTCGCCGACCGGGGCTTCGACGTATCGCTCACCGTCCGGCAGGGAGAGACGGTCGCCGTGCTCGGACCCAACGGCGCGGGCAAGTCGACGCTCCTCGGACTCGTCGCCGGGCTCGTGCGCCCCGACTCCGGTCGCGCGACGCTCGACGGCGACGTGCTGTTCGACACCCCGGCGGTCGGTCGCGGCCGGTTCGCGCCACCTCACGACCGCGGGGTCTCGCTGCTCGCGCAGGACGCGCTGCTCTTCCCCCACCTCTCGGTGCTCGACAACGTCGCGTTCGGACCGAGGAGCGCAGGGCTGCCGCGCGCCGACGCCCTCCGCCGGGCGCGCGCGTGGCTCGAGCGGGTGGACGCGGAGGAGCTCGCCTCTCGGCGACCGGCGTCGCTGTCGGGAGGTCAGGCCCAGCGCATCGCCGTCGCGCGGGCGCTGGCCGCGGAGCCGGCGCTGCTGCTGCTCGACGAGCCGATGGCGGCACTCGACGTGTCGGTGGCGCCCGCGCTGCGTCGGATGCTGCGCGAGGTGCTCGCCGACCAGACCACGATCATCGTCACCCACGATGTCCTCGACGCCTTCACGCTCGCCGATCGCGTCGTCGTGATGTCCGACGGCCGGGTCGTCGACAGTGGTCCCGTGCGAGAGGTGCTCGACCGACCGAGGACGACCTTCGCCGCGAACCTGTCCGGGGTGCTCCTGCTGACGGGCCTTCGGGCGGCCGACGGCGTCGCACTCGACGGCGGGGGAGAGCTCCGAGTTCCGGGGGCCGCGTCGGTCGCGATCGGCGGGCGGGTGGGAATCGCCGTTCGTCCTCCGCACGTGCGCGTCGAGACGCAGCAGTTCGGCACGCGTGGCGCCGGCGTCCGCGAGAGGATCGTCGACTTCGAGCCTCGGGGGGACCTCGTACGAGTCCATTCCGCTCGGATGGCCGCCGACCTCCCTCCGAGCGTCGTGGCCGGTCTCGCTCTGGCCGAGGGCGACGAGGTGTCCTTCGTCGTCGATCCCGCGCTCGTGAGCGTCTACCCGCTGTGAAACCGACACTTCTCTGACATCGTTCCCAGAAAGGGCTGGACCTTCTCGGGGAGCAGAAGATACGGTTTCTGCGCACTGAAACCGCCGGGCAGGCGTCGCGCATCGCCGATCGAGGGCTTCCCTCGTCGCGCTCGTCAGCGTGCCCGGAATCGGACACCACGTGGGAACGTTCCCGCAGAAAGCTCGGTATGTACAGCGACGCAAGTCTCCGCAGGATCCGTCTCGACCGATTCGTCCGCGAACGGGTGATGCCCGCCATCTATCCCGACGCGCGCGCGGTCGAGATCGAGGCGTGGACGGTGAACGGCGAGCCGGTGCCGTTCGAGGAGGCGATCGCCCAGCGCTTCGAGCCGTTCGCGGTGGGATCGCGTTGGGGCAAGGCGTGGGACACGACCTGGTTCCACGTGCGGGGCACGGTTCCGCCCGAGTGGCGGGGCCGCGACGTCGAGCTGGTCATGGATCTCGGCTACGACGGCAAGTACATCGGCTTCCAGTCCGAGGGCATCGCCTACCGACCCGACGGCACCATCGTGAAGGCGATCGAGCCGATCAACTCGTGGGTGCCCGTCGACTCGTCGGCCGACGAGTTCGAGTTCTACATCGAGGCCGCCGCCAACCCGAACATCGGGCACCTCTACCGTGGCGGCGTCTCGCACCTCGGAGACCCGGCGACCATTCCCGACGAGCCGATCTACTCGCTGAAGGCCATGACGGTGTGCCTCAAGGCCGCGGAGGTCTGGGAGCTCGCGCAGGACATCTGGACCTTGAACGGACTCGCCGCCGAGCTGCCCGACGAGCTGCCGCGCACCGTTCAGATCCTCACCGCGCTCGACTCCATGATCGACGCGATGGATCCCGACGACATCGTCGGCAGCGCCTCGCGCGGCCGGAAGGCGCTGGAGCCGGTACTCGCCTCGCCCGCCTACGCGAGCGCCCACCGGTCGGGCGCCGTGGGTCACGCGCACATCGACTCCGCCTGGCTGTGGCCGGTGCGCGAAACGGTGCGCAAGGTGGCGCGCACCTTCTCGAACGTCGTCGACCTGATGGAGCGCGACTCCGACTTCGTCTTCGCGGCCTCCTCCGCCCAGCAGTACGCCTGGCTGAAGCAGAGCTACCCGGCCGTGTACGAGAAGGTGAAGGCCATGGTCGCGGCGGGCCGGTTCATTCCCGTCGGCGGCACCTGGGTCGAGAACGACACGAACATGCCGAGCGGCGAGGCGCTCGCCCGCCAGTTCGTGGCCGGCAAGAAGTTCTTCCTCGACGAGTTCAGCATCGAACCGCTCGAGGTGTGGTTTCCCGACTCGTTCGGCTACTCCGGCGCCCTGCCGCAGATCGCGAAGGCGGCCGGGTCGAAGTGGATGCTGAGCCAGAAGATGTCCTGGAACGAGTACAACGCGTTCCCGCACCACACCTTCCACTGGGAGGGCATCGACGGCACCCGCATCTTCACTCACTTCCCACCTTCCGACACCTACAGCAGCGAGCTCTCCGGTCGTGAGCTCGCCCGGGGGCAGCGCCAGTTCGCCGACAAGGCGGGCGCGAACAGTTCGCTCCTGCTGTTCGGCTGGGGCGACGGCGGCGGCGGACCCACCCGCGAGATCCTCGCGGCCGCCGCACGGACGAAGAACCTCGAAGGCTCGCCGACCGTGCACATGACGACGCCGCAGGCCTTCTTCGAGGAGGCGGAGGCCGAGTACGCGGAGCCGCCGGTGTGGATGGGGGAGATGTACCTCGAGTTCCACCGCGGGACCTACACCTCGCAGTCGAAGACCAAGCGCGGCAACCGGGTGAGCGAGGCGCTGCTGCGCCAGGCCGAGCTGTGGGCGGCGACCGCGGCCGTGCGGACCGGCGCCGACTACCCCTACGACGTGCTCGAGGAGCAGTGGCACACGGTGCTGCTGCAGCAGTTCCACGACATCCTGCCCGGGTCGTCGATCGCCTGGGTGCATCAGGAGGCCGAACGCAACTACGCGCGGGTCGCCGAGGTGCTGGGCGGCGAGATCCGATCGGCGCTGCAGGCGCTGGTCGGCGACGGCGATGCGGCGATCGCCGTGAACGCCGGACCGTTCGCGCGGGCCGGCGTGCCCGCGGCCGGGGCCGCAGTGCTCGACGCGGCGCAGATCGCGGGCACCGGCGCGGACGCGACCGGCCGCGTCGCGGAAGCCGTTGCGCCGGTCCGCCGTGAGGGCGACGCGTTCGTGCTCGAGAACTCCCGCACCCGCGCGGTCGTCGACGCCGGTGGCCGGCTGGTCTCCCTGGTCGACCTGGCCACGGGCCGCGACGCGATCCCCGCAGGGGAGGCGGGCAACGTGCTGCAGCTGTTCCGCGACACTCCCCGCCAGTTCGACGCCTGGGACATCGACGACGAGGACAAGCGCACCCTCACGGTGCTCGAGGCCGAGACCGTCGAGGTCGCCGACGACGGACGGGCGCTGCGGGTCGTGTACGCGACGGCCGATTCGCGCATCGAGCAGACGCTCCGCCTGCACGACGAGACCGGTGCGCTCGACACTCATTTCGAGATCGACTGGCACGAACGGCAGAAGCTGTTGAAGCTCGCGTTCCCGCTCGCGGTGCGCACCGACCGTGCGACTTCGGAGATCCAGTTCGGCCACCTGCACCGGCCGACGCACGCGAACACGTCGTGGGACGTGGCCCGCTTCGAGACCGTCGCGCACCGGTGGATCCACGTGGGCGAGCCTCGCTTCGGCGTCGCGATCTCGAATCACGTCGTCTACGGGCACGACATCCGCAACACCCGGTCGGCGGCGGGCGAGGCGATCACGACGGCGCGGCTGTCGCTGCTGCGCGCCCCGCTCTACCCCGACCCGGAGACGGATCAGGGGCGGCACGAGTTCGACGTGTCGATCCTCGCCGGCGCCGACATCCCGACGGCGATCACCGAGGGGTACCGCCGTCAGCTGCCGCTGCAGGTGGTACAGGGCGGCGCCGCGTTCGCCCCGCTGTTCGCCGCGGAGGGCGACGGGGTCGTGCTCGAGACGGTGAAGCTGACCGAGGACCGCTCAGGGGATGTCGTCCTGCGCCTGTACGAGGCGCACGGCGACCACAGCGCGGCGACGATCACTGCCGACTTCGACTGGGCAGAGGCGCG from Herbiconiux sp. L3-i23 encodes:
- a CDS encoding ThiF family adenylyltransferase, translating into MRIAAAPDADTVGAGSGDSRWARFSALPGFGSGALRGLRDARVLVVGAGGLGSTVLPAIVAAGVGAVVVVDDDVVEESNLPRQSLHSSADVGRPKVESALDRLVTLSSGTVTGHRVRVTAETAPALLDGIDLIVDGSDNFDTRYLVDDAARERGVPVVWGAVSQYGGQVGLSWEGRGPIYRDLFPEPPAPGTVLSCAEGGILPSVCTVIGGLMAAQVLAVLTGTADQLLGRVTSYDAKTARTRELTFGIDPDAPWRTAAPTDETPEPHREDPAVTLPDDWQHADEIDAAALRDLLASGAPVQLIDVREPWEVEIAALPDAHPLPMSSATADALDDLDRDVPIVAYCHHGMRSERMLAALRAAGFEGTHLAGGIDAWSRDIDPSVARY
- a CDS encoding molybdopterin-binding protein, whose product is MTAGRIRISEAAALLGVSDDTIRRWGDGGRLEIERGAGPATVDAAALAALASESAAASPVASLTRGGHSSARNRVTGIVTRVVKDTVMAQVELQAGPFRFVSLMSREAADELGLEPGSIAVASVKATNVVIELTD
- a CDS encoding sulfate/molybdate ABC transporter ATP-binding protein, which encodes MSGLDFAAAVADRGFDVSLTVRQGETVAVLGPNGAGKSTLLGLVAGLVRPDSGRATLDGDVLFDTPAVGRGRFAPPHDRGVSLLAQDALLFPHLSVLDNVAFGPRSAGLPRADALRRARAWLERVDAEELASRRPASLSGGQAQRIAVARALAAEPALLLLDEPMAALDVSVAPALRRMLREVLADQTTIIVTHDVLDAFTLADRVVVMSDGRVVDSGPVREVLDRPRTTFAANLSGVLLLTGLRAADGVALDGGGELRVPGAASVAIGGRVGIAVRPPHVRVETQQFGTRGAGVRERIVDFEPRGDLVRVHSARMAADLPPSVVAGLALAEGDEVSFVVDPALVSVYPL
- a CDS encoding glycoside hydrolase family 38 C-terminal domain-containing protein, yielding MYSDASLRRIRLDRFVRERVMPAIYPDARAVEIEAWTVNGEPVPFEEAIAQRFEPFAVGSRWGKAWDTTWFHVRGTVPPEWRGRDVELVMDLGYDGKYIGFQSEGIAYRPDGTIVKAIEPINSWVPVDSSADEFEFYIEAAANPNIGHLYRGGVSHLGDPATIPDEPIYSLKAMTVCLKAAEVWELAQDIWTLNGLAAELPDELPRTVQILTALDSMIDAMDPDDIVGSASRGRKALEPVLASPAYASAHRSGAVGHAHIDSAWLWPVRETVRKVARTFSNVVDLMERDSDFVFAASSAQQYAWLKQSYPAVYEKVKAMVAAGRFIPVGGTWVENDTNMPSGEALARQFVAGKKFFLDEFSIEPLEVWFPDSFGYSGALPQIAKAAGSKWMLSQKMSWNEYNAFPHHTFHWEGIDGTRIFTHFPPSDTYSSELSGRELARGQRQFADKAGANSSLLLFGWGDGGGGPTREILAAAARTKNLEGSPTVHMTTPQAFFEEAEAEYAEPPVWMGEMYLEFHRGTYTSQSKTKRGNRVSEALLRQAELWAATAAVRTGADYPYDVLEEQWHTVLLQQFHDILPGSSIAWVHQEAERNYARVAEVLGGEIRSALQALVGDGDAAIAVNAGPFARAGVPAAGAAVLDAAQIAGTGADATGRVAEAVAPVRREGDAFVLENSRTRAVVDAGGRLVSLVDLATGRDAIPAGEAGNVLQLFRDTPRQFDAWDIDDEDKRTLTVLEAETVEVADDGRALRVVYATADSRIEQTLRLHDETGALDTHFEIDWHERQKLLKLAFPLAVRTDRATSEIQFGHLHRPTHANTSWDVARFETVAHRWIHVGEPRFGVAISNHVVYGHDIRNTRSAAGEAITTARLSLLRAPLYPDPETDQGRHEFDVSILAGADIPTAITEGYRRQLPLQVVQGGAAFAPLFAAEGDGVVLETVKLTEDRSGDVVLRLYEAHGDHSAATITADFDWAEAREVDLLERPLEGAAPVQVEDGRLRVSLRPFELRTYRFTQ
- a CDS encoding ABC transporter permease codes for the protein MTSSRRDSAAGVPAPVIVVAIVGAAFVLLPLVGMAGRIDWSRFGALITSESSLAALGLSLRTSLAATALCILLGVPMAVVLARTTFWGQKVLRSLVLLPLVLPPVVGGIALLYTFGRRGLLGQSFEALGVSIAFSTTAVVLAQTFVALPFLVLSLEGALRTLGTRYEAVGATLGARPGTVLRRITLPLVLPALVAGAVLSFARALGEFGATLTFAGSLQGVTRTLPLEIYLQRETDPDAAVALSLVLVVVAVIVVAVAHQAGETSVLRGRR
- the modA gene encoding molybdate ABC transporter substrate-binding protein, whose translation is MTQIRSIRRAFVATGALVGALAVALTGCAGASPAPADTASPETSASMLEGAITVFAAASLKATFTELAEEFEAANPDTSIELTFAGSSDLVTQITEGAPADVFASADEKNMAKLTDAGLIDDGVPVVFATNVLAIAVPPGNPAGVHGFADLARPEVKTVVCAAQVPCGAATVTVEEATGVTIAPVSEESSVTDVLGKVTSGEADAGLVYVTDVIAAGDAVEGIDFPESSEAVNTYPIAVVADSPAAEVAQAFVDFVTGSVGKDVLEAAGFGRP